One Pseudomonadota bacterium DNA window includes the following coding sequences:
- a CDS encoding phosphotransferase translates to MAVQDSSRQRQLRNWLAQYLGEIPRDGLVPASSDASFRRYYRLTLGDDGVLPSGGLRGTAPWRVQGTPSSVILMDAPPPQEDLGRFVTLARRLRTLGLHVPQIYAADLTLGFAMVSDLGPTTYLAALKSDPRTVGPLYDAAIDALVSLQCAPPEFTAALPAYDEALLRRELSTLEDWYLQHHLRLPAACHAPVLHPAGEQLVAYALAQAPVAVHRDYHSRNLMCSEPLPGVVDFQDMVRGAPAYDLASLLRDCYLELPIAFQQRCLRRYQEGIDAQARGRASVPSLEALGEQVDWAAIQRHLKVLGIFARLYYRDGRAEYLQYLPRVRAYLIDACARHRAFKALGELIANLGAEDDAAVARVRREESAS, encoded by the coding sequence GTGGCAGTGCAAGACTCCTCAAGACAGCGTCAGCTGCGCAACTGGCTGGCCCAATACTTGGGTGAGATTCCCCGGGACGGCTTGGTACCCGCCTCTTCGGATGCGAGTTTCCGGCGCTATTATCGCCTGACTCTGGGCGACGATGGAGTCTTGCCATCGGGGGGCTTACGTGGCACGGCGCCGTGGCGTGTGCAAGGCACACCCTCGAGCGTCATTCTGATGGATGCGCCACCACCCCAGGAAGACCTTGGACGTTTCGTCACCCTGGCGCGGCGCCTGCGAACGCTAGGGCTCCATGTGCCGCAGATCTACGCGGCCGATCTCACGCTTGGCTTCGCCATGGTGAGCGATCTGGGGCCTACCACGTACCTCGCGGCCCTCAAGAGTGATCCTAGAACGGTTGGACCTTTGTACGACGCTGCGATCGACGCGCTGGTGAGCCTGCAGTGCGCACCCCCTGAGTTCACCGCCGCCCTTCCGGCTTACGATGAGGCATTGCTGCGGCGTGAGTTGTCTACCCTAGAAGACTGGTATCTGCAACACCACCTTCGTTTGCCCGCCGCCTGCCACGCGCCGGTCCTGCACCCGGCAGGTGAGCAACTCGTGGCCTACGCCCTTGCGCAAGCACCGGTTGCTGTCCATCGCGACTATCACTCGCGCAACCTCATGTGCAGCGAGCCTCTGCCCGGTGTGGTGGATTTTCAGGACATGGTGCGAGGCGCACCAGCCTACGATCTCGCCAGCCTTCTGCGCGATTGCTATCTCGAGCTGCCGATCGCGTTCCAGCAACGCTGCCTGCGGCGTTACCAAGAGGGGATCGACGCACAGGCGAGAGGCCGGGCATCTGTGCCATCCCTCGAGGCTTTGGGCGAGCAGGTCGATTGGGCAGCGATTCAGCGGCACCTGAAGGTGCTCGGGATCTTCGCTCGCTTGTACTACAGAGATGGTCGCGCCGAGTACTTGCAGTACTTGCCCCGGGTGCGAGCCTACCTGATCGATGCGTGCGCCCGTCACAGGGCCTTCAAGGCGCTTGGTGAGTTGATTGCGAATCTGGGTGCCGAGGACGATGCGGCGGTGGCCCGCGTGCGCCGCGAGGAGAGCGCTTCGTGA
- a CDS encoding LPS-assembly protein LptD, producing MQCFAPPGADDLPPPAPEESLTRVLVEADSAQVSSRGESVLTGDVTVTYEGRQLRADEVRYDPQTRRMRASGNVRLLDPLLRIDGTTADYAPESAAGSSFSDASFKLLDQPGRGGAERIRRVDDDVAVLENVTYTGCPEQTSGWRLRAPYIRLDREKDVGTARNVRITFQGVPILYAPWLTFPLSDKRKSGLLTPSFGASRRSGTDIAIPWYWNIRPNIDATFTPRLLTDRGTQLRTDFRYLLPKSEGEARFEFLSNDDQTGRNRSFGTLYQQTRISDVLTLTADLARASDGNYLEDFGGSLSGASITHLERRVDLTLREERWNLLARVQDFQTLDASIPRSARPYERVPQLVGGGRWPNLWKGIDFALDGELVNFDRADGVTGVRLDTASTFSVPLTRRGITVLPAVTVSHTRYALADLEETGIDSSPSRTLPIVSLDARATFERQPRKGGPIQLLEPRIRYTYIPFREQDDLPVFDTGAPDLNLVQLFRSNRFAGTDRIGDANQVSVGVTGRLIDQDNGKEFLTATVGSIISFADEDVTIPAGRPEVDDLSDLLAEVGLRLADRWNADVGLQFDAGTRSWDKAAVRVQFRPGKRSVVNVGYRFRDDDLEQTDLSFAFPLGNRWEFVGRWNYSLDERETLERFVGVGYESCCWALRLVQRNFVSTRLGDRDNQFYVQFTLKGLTSIGSATSRLLDRGILGYSDL from the coding sequence TTGCAGTGCTTCGCGCCACCGGGCGCAGACGACCTTCCCCCACCGGCGCCCGAGGAGAGCCTTACTCGCGTGCTGGTAGAGGCGGACTCGGCCCAGGTGAGCAGCCGTGGCGAATCGGTGCTCACCGGCGATGTCACCGTGACCTACGAAGGCCGTCAGCTGCGAGCCGATGAGGTGCGCTACGACCCGCAAACTCGGCGCATGCGCGCCAGCGGTAACGTGCGCTTGCTAGACCCACTACTGCGCATTGATGGCACAACTGCGGACTACGCCCCCGAGAGCGCCGCCGGCTCGTCCTTCAGCGATGCAAGCTTCAAGCTGCTCGACCAGCCGGGACGCGGCGGCGCCGAGCGAATTCGGCGCGTCGACGACGACGTGGCCGTGCTCGAGAATGTCACCTACACCGGCTGTCCTGAGCAAACCTCCGGTTGGCGCCTACGCGCCCCCTACATTCGCTTGGATCGGGAGAAGGACGTAGGCACCGCGCGAAACGTCCGCATTACCTTTCAGGGCGTACCCATCCTATACGCGCCTTGGCTCACCTTCCCCTTGAGCGACAAGCGCAAGAGCGGATTGCTGACGCCGAGCTTCGGCGCGTCTAGACGCAGCGGTACCGATATCGCCATCCCGTGGTACTGGAACATCCGGCCGAACATCGATGCCACTTTCACGCCGCGCTTATTGACCGACCGAGGCACCCAACTGCGAACGGACTTTCGCTACCTGTTGCCCAAGAGCGAGGGCGAAGCGCGCTTCGAGTTCTTGAGCAACGACGATCAAACCGGTCGCAACCGAAGCTTCGGCACGCTCTACCAACAGACCCGCATCAGCGACGTTCTGACGCTCACTGCCGACCTGGCACGCGCCTCCGACGGCAACTACCTGGAGGATTTCGGCGGTTCGCTCAGCGGCGCGAGCATCACCCACCTCGAGCGCCGTGTGGACCTGACCCTGCGTGAGGAAAGGTGGAACCTCCTGGCGCGCGTGCAGGACTTTCAAACCCTGGACGCCAGCATCCCGCGCTCAGCGCGACCCTACGAACGGGTGCCGCAGCTGGTCGGCGGCGGGCGCTGGCCAAACCTGTGGAAGGGCATCGACTTCGCCCTGGACGGTGAACTCGTCAACTTCGATCGCGCCGACGGCGTCACGGGCGTACGTCTCGACACCGCCAGCACCTTCTCCGTGCCGCTCACCCGCCGCGGGATCACCGTTCTGCCGGCGGTGACCGTCTCCCACACACGCTACGCCCTCGCCGATCTAGAGGAGACTGGCATCGACAGTAGCCCCTCGCGCACCCTACCGATCGTAAGCCTCGATGCGCGTGCGACCTTCGAGCGTCAACCGCGCAAGGGTGGCCCGATCCAGCTGCTCGAACCACGTATTCGCTACACCTACATTCCCTTCCGCGAGCAGGATGACCTGCCCGTGTTCGATACGGGAGCGCCCGATCTGAACCTCGTTCAGCTGTTTCGGTCAAACCGCTTCGCAGGCACCGATCGCATCGGCGACGCCAACCAGGTAAGCGTCGGCGTGACCGGACGACTCATCGATCAGGACAACGGCAAGGAGTTCCTCACGGCCACGGTGGGCAGCATTATCTCCTTTGCTGACGAGGACGTGACCATCCCGGCGGGTCGGCCCGAGGTGGACGATCTCTCGGACCTGTTGGCAGAGGTGGGCCTGCGCCTGGCGGACCGCTGGAATGCGGACGTGGGCTTGCAGTTCGATGCGGGCACCCGCAGCTGGGACAAGGCGGCCGTTCGCGTGCAGTTTCGACCGGGAAAACGGAGCGTTGTAAACGTAGGCTACCGATTTCGCGATGATGATCTTGAGCAGACCGACCTCTCCTTCGCCTTTCCCCTTGGGAATCGGTGGGAGTTCGTCGGGCGCTGGAACTACTCCCTCGATGAGCGGGAGACCCTCGAGCGCTTCGTCGGCGTCGGCTACGAGAGCTGCTGCTGGGCCCTGCGCCTGGTGCAGCGAAACTTCGTCTCCACCCGCCTCGGGGATCGAGACAACCAATTTTACGTTCAATTCACGCTGAAGGGCCTGACCAGCATCGGGTCGGCGACAAGCCGCCTACTTGACCGTGGTATCCTAGGATATTCAGACCTTTAG
- a CDS encoding chemotaxis response regulator protein-glutamate methylesterase, which yields MSIEVLIVDDSATVREALREMIDSQPDMRVMATAHDPFQAVDVIKQRVPDVIVLDIEMPRMDGLSFLRRIMSQRPIPVVICSTLINGKNATCVEALRAGAVDVMSKPKLSSSAAIEEGKIIITDKVRAAASVQLSPVRKRTVRQAPPIGRQERHTADVVLPAKRLAVSASKRRSPLVAIGASTGGTQALETVFEDLDDTAHGIVVVQHMPEHFTAAFARRLNAVSKLEVREAQSGDEVEPGLALIAPGGHHLIVRPRGDCYSCQIVDGPLVSRHRPSVDVLFRSVAQTAGDAALGVIMTGMGDDGARGLAELRSTGALTVGQSERSCVVYGMPAEAAKLGAVAKETDLKGITRIVQSFGRAAARH from the coding sequence ATGAGCATCGAGGTCCTGATCGTCGATGACTCTGCCACCGTGCGTGAGGCACTGCGCGAGATGATCGATAGCCAACCGGACATGCGTGTCATGGCGACCGCCCACGATCCGTTTCAGGCCGTCGACGTGATCAAACAGCGGGTGCCGGATGTGATCGTGCTGGACATCGAGATGCCGCGCATGGACGGCCTCTCGTTCTTGCGCCGAATCATGTCCCAGCGACCGATTCCCGTAGTGATCTGCTCCACCTTGATCAACGGCAAGAACGCAACCTGCGTGGAAGCGCTGCGAGCGGGTGCCGTCGATGTGATGAGCAAGCCCAAGCTCAGCTCCTCGGCGGCGATCGAAGAGGGCAAGATCATCATCACGGACAAGGTGCGAGCAGCCGCGAGCGTTCAGCTGTCCCCAGTACGCAAGCGCACGGTGCGCCAAGCGCCGCCGATCGGACGACAGGAAAGGCACACGGCCGATGTGGTGCTCCCGGCCAAACGCCTGGCGGTTTCCGCAAGCAAGCGGCGCAGCCCCTTGGTCGCGATCGGCGCCTCTACCGGAGGCACGCAAGCGCTAGAGACCGTGTTCGAAGACCTCGACGATACGGCCCATGGCATCGTCGTCGTGCAGCACATGCCCGAACACTTCACGGCGGCATTCGCCCGTCGCTTGAACGCCGTCTCTAAGCTCGAGGTGCGCGAAGCGCAAAGCGGGGATGAGGTCGAACCTGGCCTCGCGCTCATCGCCCCGGGCGGTCATCACCTGATCGTGCGCCCGCGCGGCGATTGCTACAGCTGCCAAATCGTGGACGGCCCCCTAGTCTCGCGACACCGCCCGTCCGTGGACGTCCTATTCCGCTCCGTCGCGCAGACCGCCGGGGATGCCGCCCTCGGCGTGATCATGACGGGCATGGGAGACGACGGGGCCCGTGGTTTAGCTGAGCTTCGTAGCACTGGGGCACTGACAGTGGGTCAGAGCGAGCGCTCGTGTGTCGTCTATGGAATGCCCGCCGAAGCCGCCAAGCTGGGCGCGGTCGCCAAGGAAACAGACCTCAAGGGCATCACCCGAATTGTCCAGTCCTTCGGACGCGCCGCAGCTCGCCACTGA
- a CDS encoding nucleotidyltransferase family protein — MVLAAGRGVRMRPLTDRTPKPLLRVGGEPLIVHHLRSLQSIGVRDVLINICWLGDQIREVLGDGKRFGLRIVYSPEPEGALETGGGIFRALSWLGQGPFLVINGDVWVEGLASWWQSLTMCEGDEGALMLVPSPSWKERHDFALTEDARVRRIDPKYTYAGVACLCAGLFRRIDVCGFSGRSRFPLAPLLFDAARDDRLSGALHRYPWSDVGTPQRLAELAREFGERQP; from the coding sequence ATGGTGTTGGCGGCGGGGCGAGGCGTGCGCATGCGCCCCCTAACTGACCGCACGCCGAAGCCCCTGCTACGGGTTGGCGGTGAGCCGCTTATCGTGCACCACCTGCGCAGTCTTCAGTCGATCGGCGTGCGCGACGTGTTGATCAACATCTGTTGGCTAGGTGATCAGATCCGTGAGGTGCTTGGTGACGGTAAACGCTTCGGGTTGCGCATCGTGTACTCACCTGAGCCCGAGGGTGCCTTGGAGACCGGGGGAGGGATATTCCGCGCGCTGAGCTGGCTCGGTCAAGGGCCGTTCCTGGTGATCAATGGCGATGTGTGGGTGGAGGGTCTCGCATCCTGGTGGCAATCCCTCACCATGTGCGAGGGCGACGAGGGTGCTTTGATGCTGGTGCCTTCCCCTTCCTGGAAAGAGCGCCACGACTTCGCGCTGACCGAGGATGCTCGCGTACGTCGAATCGATCCGAAGTACACCTACGCTGGCGTTGCCTGCCTGTGCGCGGGGTTGTTCAGGCGGATCGATGTATGCGGCTTCAGTGGCCGCTCGCGCTTTCCTCTCGCTCCATTGCTATTCGACGCGGCTCGGGACGATCGCTTGAGCGGCGCGCTGCATCGATATCCCTGGAGTGATGTTGGTACGCCCCAGCGACTCGCCGAGTTGGCACGCGAATTCGGCGAGCGCCAGCCTTGA